Proteins encoded by one window of Marinobacter bohaiensis:
- a CDS encoding primosomal protein N': MSQTARIALSRPLRRLFDYLVPDGMTVTPGQRVRVPFGRQSLVGIVVETGVEPPAHIALKPIAQVLEDWPVLPEETRQLLEWAAAYYQHPLGECLFMGLPPALRRGRPAEIPQGKAWQAPPSADAGDLPTQARRQKELLEWLRHQPTSASERSIRDAGFTSAQIKGLAERGLIEAASPGTQRTDDGNLDTLPDLTPAQQTAFDQLPRAGDGFNATLLYGITGSGKTELYLHYLQAYLPKDRQALVLVPEINLTPQTVRRFTRYFGARIAVWHSALNDGERLKTWLRIRRGEPVIVIGTRSAVTLPFTDLGAVVVDEEHDTSFKQGEGFRYSGRDLAVLRAHRNDCPVILGSATPSIESYHNAQSGKYRLVKLEERVGDARPPAMRLLDIRSRPLEGGLSPRALQTIGERIERGEQVLVYVNRRGFAPVMMCFDCGHLSECPRCDSKLTYHRRDRALRCHHCDFQTAAPDTCPECQSEAYKPIGQGTERTEDVLQASFPDTPVIRVDRDSTRTRGSIDRILETVNSGEPCILVGTQMLAKGHDFPNVSLVVVVNADGGLFSVDFRAPEQLVQTLLQVSGRAGRGRIPGSVLIQTCHSEHPLLNQLCGGDYLAMADHILAERASVQMPPYRAMALLRAEAPTMEQSLALLDNAKARLPADTLEVWGPLPAVIARRADRHRAQLILLSERKAPLQQALSQLCMTLEAEKQPASLKWQVDVDPLETG, encoded by the coding sequence GTGAGCCAAACGGCACGCATTGCGCTGTCGCGCCCCCTGCGCCGGCTATTCGACTATCTTGTCCCGGACGGCATGACCGTAACCCCCGGACAACGGGTCCGGGTACCCTTCGGGCGTCAGAGCCTGGTCGGCATTGTCGTGGAAACCGGCGTCGAACCGCCGGCCCATATTGCGCTGAAGCCGATAGCGCAGGTCCTGGAAGACTGGCCCGTCCTGCCGGAGGAAACCCGCCAGTTGCTGGAATGGGCCGCCGCCTACTACCAGCATCCACTGGGTGAGTGCCTGTTCATGGGCCTGCCACCGGCGTTGCGCCGCGGCCGGCCGGCCGAGATTCCCCAGGGAAAAGCCTGGCAAGCGCCTCCTTCGGCGGATGCCGGCGACCTGCCGACCCAGGCCCGGCGGCAGAAGGAACTGCTGGAATGGCTGCGGCACCAACCCACATCGGCCAGTGAACGCAGCATCCGCGACGCTGGCTTTACCAGCGCCCAGATCAAGGGGCTCGCCGAACGCGGGCTGATCGAAGCGGCCTCCCCCGGCACACAGCGTACGGACGACGGGAACCTGGACACGCTGCCGGACCTGACGCCAGCGCAACAGACCGCCTTCGACCAACTGCCCCGTGCCGGCGACGGCTTCAACGCCACCCTGCTCTACGGCATCACGGGCAGCGGCAAGACCGAACTCTATCTTCATTATTTACAGGCGTACCTGCCGAAAGACCGCCAGGCGCTGGTGCTGGTACCGGAAATCAACCTGACACCGCAGACCGTGCGCCGTTTCACCCGCTACTTCGGCGCACGCATCGCGGTCTGGCACTCGGCCCTGAACGACGGCGAGCGTCTGAAAACCTGGCTGCGCATCCGCCGCGGCGAGCCGGTCATCGTCATCGGCACACGCTCCGCGGTGACGCTGCCCTTTACAGATCTGGGCGCCGTCGTCGTCGACGAGGAACACGACACCTCGTTCAAACAGGGCGAAGGCTTTCGCTATTCGGGCCGGGACCTGGCGGTGCTGCGGGCCCACCGCAACGACTGCCCGGTGATCCTCGGCTCGGCCACGCCTTCGATCGAGAGCTACCACAACGCCCAGTCCGGCAAATACCGACTGGTCAAGCTCGAGGAACGGGTCGGCGACGCCCGACCTCCGGCCATGCGACTGCTCGACATCCGCAGCCGCCCGCTGGAGGGCGGCCTGTCGCCCCGAGCGCTGCAGACTATCGGCGAACGGATCGAACGCGGCGAGCAGGTGCTGGTGTACGTGAACCGGCGCGGCTTCGCCCCGGTCATGATGTGCTTTGATTGCGGCCACCTCAGCGAATGCCCACGCTGCGACTCCAAGCTCACCTATCATCGCCGCGACCGCGCCCTGCGCTGCCACCACTGCGATTTCCAGACCGCCGCGCCCGACACCTGCCCGGAATGCCAAAGCGAGGCCTACAAGCCCATCGGCCAGGGCACCGAGCGCACCGAGGACGTGCTACAGGCCAGCTTCCCGGACACCCCGGTGATTCGCGTCGACCGGGACAGCACCCGCACCCGGGGCAGCATCGACCGCATCCTCGAAACCGTGAACAGCGGCGAGCCCTGCATCCTGGTGGGCACCCAGATGCTGGCCAAGGGGCACGATTTCCCCAACGTCTCCCTGGTGGTGGTGGTCAACGCCGACGGCGGGCTCTTCAGCGTCGACTTCCGCGCCCCGGAGCAGTTGGTCCAGACCCTGTTGCAGGTGAGCGGGCGCGCCGGGCGCGGGCGCATTCCCGGCTCCGTCCTGATCCAGACCTGCCACAGCGAGCACCCGCTGCTGAACCAGTTGTGCGGCGGCGACTACCTCGCCATGGCGGACCACATCCTGGCCGAGCGGGCCAGCGTGCAGATGCCCCCCTACCGCGCCATGGCCCTGCTGCGGGCCGAGGCGCCCACCATGGAGCAGAGCCTGGCGCTGCTCGACAACGCCAAGGCGCGACTACCGGCCGACACCCTGGAGGTCTGGGGGCCACTGCCGGCCGTCATCGCCCGCCGCGCCGACCGCCACCGGGCCCAACTGATCCTGCTCAGCGAGCGCAAGGCGCCCCTGCAACAGGCCCTGTCGCAACTGTGCATGACGCTGGAGGCCGAGAAACAACCGGCATCGCTCAAGTGGCAGGTGGACGTGGACCCGCTGGAAACCGGGTAA
- the argS gene encoding arginine--tRNA ligase gives MKDTVTQLLEAAISALQADGILPEDQTFTPNVDNTRDKAHGDFATNVALATAKAAGKPPRQLAEALIERLPESAAVTKVDIAGPGFINFFMSDASSFDVVRTIIEAGAQYGRNDSGQGESVQIEFVSANPTGPLHVGHGRGAAIGDCLARLLEANGYNVSREFYYNDAGAQIDNLALSVQARTKGMTPEDDGWPADGYRGDYIVDVAKAYLAGDTVTADDREVTAKADADDLDAIKAFAVAYLRHEQDLDLKAFGVAFDVFFLESSLYTEGKVEATVKALTDNGFTYEQDGATWLRTTEFGDDKDRVMRKSEGGYTYFLPDVAYHLDKWQRGFTTVINEQGADHHSTVTRVRAGLQALQKGIPEGWPDYVLHQMVLVTRSGVEVKLSKRAGSYVTLRDLIDEVGRDATRFFLAARRVDSQLTFDIDLARSQTNENPVYYIQYAHARICSVLRKLAAEGVTPDPLALAGNLDGLTLEEERDLANRLAQYPELIANAAVQREPHHLTHYLRDLAGQFHTYYNAHKVLVEDTAIRDARVALCLAVKQVLVNGLDLIGVSAPEEM, from the coding sequence ATGAAAGATACGGTAACCCAGCTACTCGAAGCCGCCATTTCGGCGCTCCAGGCCGACGGCATTCTGCCCGAGGACCAGACCTTTACGCCCAATGTCGACAACACCCGCGACAAGGCCCACGGTGACTTCGCCACCAACGTCGCCCTGGCCACCGCAAAGGCCGCTGGAAAACCGCCGCGACAGCTGGCGGAAGCCCTGATCGAGCGCCTGCCGGAAAGCGCCGCCGTCACCAAGGTGGACATCGCCGGGCCCGGGTTCATCAACTTCTTCATGAGTGACGCCAGCAGCTTCGACGTGGTACGCACCATCATCGAGGCCGGCGCGCAGTATGGTCGCAACGACAGTGGCCAGGGCGAATCGGTGCAGATCGAGTTCGTCTCCGCCAACCCAACCGGGCCGCTACACGTGGGCCACGGCCGTGGTGCCGCCATTGGCGACTGCCTGGCGCGGCTGCTGGAGGCCAACGGCTATAACGTCTCCCGCGAGTTCTACTACAACGACGCCGGCGCCCAGATCGACAACCTGGCGCTGTCCGTCCAGGCCCGCACCAAGGGCATGACGCCGGAAGACGACGGCTGGCCCGCCGACGGTTACCGCGGTGATTACATCGTCGACGTGGCCAAGGCCTACCTGGCCGGCGATACCGTCACCGCCGACGACCGCGAAGTCACCGCCAAGGCGGACGCCGACGACCTGGACGCCATCAAGGCGTTCGCCGTCGCCTACCTGCGCCACGAGCAGGACCTGGACCTGAAAGCCTTCGGCGTGGCTTTCGACGTCTTCTTCCTGGAATCCTCCCTGTACACGGAAGGCAAGGTCGAGGCGACGGTCAAGGCGCTGACCGACAACGGTTTCACCTACGAGCAGGACGGCGCCACCTGGCTGCGCACCACCGAGTTCGGCGACGACAAGGACCGGGTGATGCGCAAGTCCGAGGGTGGCTACACCTACTTCCTGCCGGACGTGGCCTATCACCTGGACAAATGGCAGCGCGGCTTCACCACCGTGATCAACGAACAGGGCGCCGACCACCACTCCACCGTGACCCGGGTGCGGGCCGGCCTGCAGGCCCTGCAGAAAGGGATCCCCGAAGGCTGGCCGGACTATGTGCTGCACCAGATGGTGCTGGTCACCCGCTCCGGCGTTGAAGTGAAACTGTCCAAGCGCGCCGGCAGCTACGTCACCCTGCGCGACCTGATCGACGAAGTGGGCCGTGATGCCACCCGTTTCTTCCTGGCCGCGCGGCGCGTCGATTCGCAATTGACCTTCGATATCGACCTGGCGCGCTCCCAGACCAATGAAAACCCGGTCTACTACATCCAGTATGCCCATGCGCGGATCTGCAGCGTGCTGCGCAAACTGGCCGCCGAAGGCGTCACGCCGGACCCGCTGGCCCTGGCCGGCAACCTGGACGGGCTCACCCTGGAGGAAGAGCGCGACCTGGCCAACCGCCTGGCCCAGTATCCGGAGTTGATCGCCAACGCCGCCGTGCAGCGTGAGCCGCATCACCTGACGCACTACCTGCGCGACCTGGCCGGCCAGTTCCACACCTACTACAACGCGCACAAGGTTCTGGTGGAAGACACCGCGATTCGCGACGCCCGCGTGGCCCTGTGCCTGGCGGTCAAGCAGGTTCTGGTCAACGGCCTGGACCTGATCGGTGTCAGCGCCCCGGAAGAGATGTAA
- a CDS encoding SPOR domain-containing protein — MSRDYAKKSRSGGAATSTPSSGKKAKPAKRAPAKRKSAPPKQSGGLSLRWILSLALVGGFIGFIAYLNSLPTPAQQAAQSEAAQPAPKPAQPESAKPGSGTTEQKQSFEFYEMLPESEVVPPKVEAYDPGPAPAERKYRYLVQTGSFRGEKDAERQRAQIAFQGLHASIEEVHLDSGSIWYRVNVGPFENRSKMNSAVDKLVSINIEPLVRKVPKEG; from the coding sequence ATGTCCCGTGATTACGCCAAGAAGTCCCGCTCCGGCGGGGCGGCGACGTCCACCCCCAGCAGCGGCAAAAAGGCCAAACCCGCCAAGCGGGCCCCGGCCAAGCGCAAGAGCGCACCGCCCAAGCAGTCCGGCGGCCTGTCCCTGCGCTGGATTCTGTCCCTGGCGCTGGTGGGCGGCTTCATCGGCTTTATCGCCTACCTGAACTCGCTGCCAACGCCGGCTCAGCAGGCCGCGCAGAGTGAAGCGGCCCAACCCGCCCCGAAACCGGCCCAGCCGGAATCGGCCAAGCCCGGGAGCGGCACAACGGAGCAGAAGCAGTCATTCGAGTTCTACGAAATGCTGCCGGAATCCGAAGTGGTGCCGCCCAAGGTGGAAGCCTACGATCCCGGCCCCGCCCCGGCTGAGCGCAAATACCGCTATCTGGTCCAGACCGGCTCTTTCCGTGGCGAGAAAGACGCCGAACGCCAACGCGCCCAGATCGCCTTCCAGGGCCTGCACGCCAGCATCGAAGAAGTGCACCTGGACAGCGGCAGCATCTGGTACCGGGTGAACGTCGGCCCCTTCGAGAACCGCAGCAAGATGAACAGCGCCGTCGACAAGCTCGTCAGCATCAACATCGAGCCCCTGGTGCGCAAAGTCCCGAAAGAAGGCTGA
- the hslV gene encoding ATP-dependent protease subunit HslV yields the protein MTTILSVRRGDEVAMGGDGQVSLGNTVMKGNARKVRRLYNNKVLAGFAGGTADAFTLFERFEAQLEKHQGNLTRAAVELAKDWRTDRALRRLEALLAVADETASLIITGNGDVIEPEQGLIAIGSGGPFAQSAARALLENTELNAEDIVEKGLDIAADICIYTNHNRTLEVLSGKD from the coding sequence ATGACAACGATTCTTTCCGTTCGCCGTGGTGATGAAGTTGCCATGGGCGGCGATGGCCAGGTTTCCCTCGGCAACACCGTCATGAAGGGCAATGCCCGGAAGGTCCGGCGCCTGTACAACAACAAGGTGCTGGCCGGTTTTGCCGGCGGTACGGCGGATGCCTTTACCCTGTTCGAACGCTTCGAGGCGCAGCTGGAAAAACACCAGGGCAACCTGACCCGGGCGGCGGTGGAACTGGCCAAGGACTGGCGCACGGACCGGGCACTGCGACGACTCGAAGCCCTGCTCGCCGTGGCCGACGAAACCGCCTCGCTGATCATCACCGGCAATGGCGACGTGATCGAACCGGAACAAGGCCTGATCGCCATCGGCAGCGGGGGCCCGTTTGCCCAGTCCGCAGCCCGGGCCTTGCTGGAAAATACCGAACTGAACGCCGAAGACATCGTGGAGAAGGGCCTGGATATCGCGGCCGACATCTGCATCTACACCAACCACAACCGCACCCTCGAAGTGCTGTCCGGCAAAGACTGA
- the hslU gene encoding ATP-dependent protease ATPase subunit HslU — MSGMTPREIVHELNKHIVGQEEAKRAVAVALRNRWRRMQLEPALRDEITPKNILMIGPTGVGKTEIARRLAKLADAPFIKVEATKFTEVGYVGRDVESIVRDLADMAVKMLREKEIKRNEHRAMDAAEERILDALLPPARSFEENSQRSEDSSTRQLFRKKLREGQLDDKEIEIELQNSGAGVEIMAPPGMEEMTNQLQNMFSNMSKDRKKTRKIKVADALVRVREEEAAKLVNEEEIKQKAIEVVEQNGIVFVDEIDKVAKRSETGSADVSREGVQRDLLPLIEGSTVSTKFGMVRTDHILFIASGAFHLSKPSDLIPELQGRLPIRVELQALTPEDFKRILTEPDASLVQQYEALMETEGLKLNFTEDAIERLAQVSWKVNESTENIGARRLHTVLERLLESVSFDAGDGVTGDFEVTAAYVDEKLGDLSEDEDLSRYIL; from the coding sequence ATGTCTGGAATGACCCCACGCGAAATCGTACACGAACTCAACAAACACATTGTCGGCCAGGAAGAGGCCAAGCGGGCCGTCGCCGTGGCCCTGCGCAACCGCTGGCGCCGCATGCAGCTGGAACCGGCCCTGCGTGACGAAATCACGCCCAAGAACATCCTGATGATCGGTCCCACCGGTGTGGGCAAGACCGAAATCGCCCGCCGCCTGGCCAAGCTGGCCGACGCGCCGTTCATCAAGGTGGAAGCCACCAAGTTCACCGAAGTGGGCTATGTGGGCCGCGACGTGGAATCCATCGTTCGCGACCTGGCGGACATGGCGGTCAAAATGCTGCGCGAGAAAGAGATCAAGCGTAACGAGCACCGCGCCATGGACGCCGCCGAGGAGCGCATCCTCGACGCCCTGCTGCCGCCGGCTCGCAGTTTCGAGGAGAACAGCCAGCGCTCTGAAGACTCTTCCACCCGCCAGCTGTTCCGCAAGAAGCTGCGCGAAGGCCAGTTGGACGACAAAGAGATCGAAATCGAGCTGCAGAACAGCGGCGCGGGCGTGGAAATCATGGCGCCTCCGGGTATGGAGGAGATGACCAACCAGTTGCAGAACATGTTTTCCAACATGTCCAAGGACCGCAAGAAGACCCGCAAGATCAAGGTCGCCGATGCACTGGTCCGGGTCCGCGAGGAAGAAGCGGCCAAGCTGGTGAACGAGGAAGAGATCAAGCAGAAAGCCATCGAAGTGGTCGAGCAGAACGGCATCGTCTTCGTCGACGAGATTGACAAGGTGGCCAAGCGCTCGGAAACCGGTTCCGCGGACGTGTCCCGCGAGGGCGTGCAGCGCGACCTGCTGCCGCTGATCGAGGGCAGCACCGTGAGCACCAAGTTCGGCATGGTGCGCACCGACCACATCCTGTTCATCGCCTCCGGCGCCTTCCACCTGTCCAAACCGTCGGACCTGATCCCGGAGCTGCAGGGCCGCCTGCCCATCCGCGTGGAGCTGCAGGCCCTGACGCCGGAAGACTTCAAGCGCATCCTGACCGAACCGGATGCCTCCCTGGTGCAGCAGTACGAGGCCCTGATGGAAACAGAAGGCCTCAAGCTGAACTTCACCGAAGACGCCATCGAGCGCCTGGCCCAGGTCTCCTGGAAGGTCAACGAGAGCACCGAGAACATCGGCGCCCGCCGTCTGCACACCGTACTGGAGCGCCTGCTGGAAAGCGTTTCCTTCGATGCCGGCGACGGCGTGACCGGCGACTTTGAGGTGACCGCCGCCTACGTGGACGAAAAGCTCGGCGACCTGTCCGAAGACGAAGACCTGAGCCGCTATATCCTGTAA
- a CDS encoding gamma-butyrobetaine hydroxylase-like domain-containing protein produces MTTSTPRPTDIRIRRQSRILQLSYANGDVHELPFELLRVYSPSAEVRGHGAGPGTLQTGKRNVLVTGAEMVGNYALKLSFDDGHDSGLFSWAYLEELGEQKARFWQDYLDRLEREGGSRDPANVSGWTP; encoded by the coding sequence ATGACCACCTCCACCCCTCGCCCCACCGACATCCGGATCCGCCGTCAGAGCCGCATCCTCCAGCTCAGCTACGCCAACGGCGACGTTCATGAGCTCCCGTTTGAGCTGTTGCGGGTGTACTCCCCGTCGGCCGAAGTGCGGGGCCACGGCGCAGGGCCGGGCACCCTGCAGACCGGCAAGCGGAACGTGCTGGTCACCGGCGCCGAGATGGTGGGCAACTACGCGCTCAAGCTGAGCTTCGACGACGGCCACGACTCGGGCCTGTTCAGTTGGGCTTATCTGGAGGAGCTGGGCGAACAGAAAGCCCGCTTCTGGCAGGACTATCTCGACCGGCTGGAGCGGGAAGGTGGCTCCCGCGACCCGGCCAACGTCTCGGGCTGGACGCCCTGA